A single region of the Streptomyces sp. NBC_00425 genome encodes:
- a CDS encoding Gfo/Idh/MocA family protein produces the protein MVDALGVAVVGFGWMGRVHTQAYARVRHHYPQLALRPELVVVAEEVPGRAEEAAAQFGFTATTRNWREVAADPRVQAVSITAPNFLHREIGVAMAEAGKHIWIEKPVGLTREDAVAVADAVARAGVQGAVGFNYRNAPAVETARALIAAGELGAVTHVRIRLLSDYAAHPDGALTWRYERERGGSGVLGDLASHGVDLARFLLGDITSLAADTAVFVPERARPTGATAGHSLAAGGELGPVENEDYVNCLLRFASGARGVLEACRVSVGAQNDYGFEVHGTEGAVFWDFRRMNELGVSRGTAYQDQPVSTVYVGPGDGEFGAFQPGAANAMGYDDLKVVEAHRFLRSVAEGAPHGATLADAVHSATVLEAMARSAESRSWVEVNP, from the coding sequence ATGGTGGACGCGCTCGGTGTCGCCGTCGTCGGGTTCGGCTGGATGGGGCGGGTGCACACCCAGGCGTACGCCCGCGTCCGGCACCACTACCCGCAGCTCGCCCTGCGTCCGGAGCTGGTGGTCGTCGCCGAGGAGGTCCCCGGCCGGGCGGAGGAGGCCGCCGCGCAGTTCGGCTTCACCGCCACCACCCGCAACTGGCGTGAGGTGGCCGCCGACCCGCGCGTCCAGGCCGTCAGCATCACCGCGCCGAACTTCCTGCACCGCGAGATCGGCGTCGCGATGGCCGAGGCCGGCAAGCACATCTGGATCGAGAAGCCGGTGGGCCTCACCCGCGAGGACGCCGTGGCCGTGGCGGACGCGGTGGCCCGGGCCGGGGTCCAGGGCGCCGTCGGCTTCAACTACCGCAACGCGCCCGCCGTGGAGACGGCCCGTGCGCTGATCGCCGCCGGCGAGCTGGGCGCCGTCACCCATGTCCGCATCCGTCTCCTCAGCGATTACGCGGCCCACCCCGACGGTGCGCTGACCTGGCGGTACGAACGCGAGCGCGGCGGCAGCGGGGTGCTCGGCGATCTGGCCTCGCACGGCGTGGACCTGGCCCGCTTCCTGCTCGGCGACATCACGTCGCTGGCGGCCGACACCGCGGTCTTCGTCCCGGAGCGGGCCCGACCGACGGGAGCGACGGCGGGCCACAGCCTCGCGGCGGGCGGCGAACTCGGCCCGGTCGAGAACGAGGACTACGTCAACTGCCTGCTGCGCTTCGCCTCCGGCGCGCGGGGCGTGCTGGAGGCCTGCCGGGTCTCGGTCGGCGCGCAGAACGACTACGGCTTCGAGGTGCACGGCACCGAGGGCGCGGTGTTCTGGGACTTCCGCAGGATGAACGAGCTGGGCGTCAGCCGCGGCACGGCGTACCAGGACCAGCCGGTCAGCACGGTGTACGTGGGCCCGGGCGACGGCGAGTTCGGCGCGTTCCAGCCGGGCGCCGCGAACGCGATGGGCTACGACGACCTCAAGGTCGTGGAGGCCCACCGCTTCCTGCGCTCGGTCGCCGAGGGCGCACCGCACGGGGCGACGCTCGCGGACGCGGTGCACAGCGCGACCGTGCTGGAGGCGATGGCGCGCTCCGCGGAGAGCCGTTCCTGGGTCGAGGTGAACCCGTAG